One Miscanthus floridulus cultivar M001 chromosome 11, ASM1932011v1, whole genome shotgun sequence DNA window includes the following coding sequences:
- the LOC136494481 gene encoding uncharacterized protein isoform X1, producing the protein MASSANWNMDNSDEESQNSSENSFNEMVNAAMAAGLAVAHMLHVPPHGNHVIQVPELTGRQWVDKLLSDAGRCFDNCRMRPESLVRLHSILTDSYGLTGSRELESIEALAMFLWACGTNQCQRQMQERFGRGLGTCSKTFAHVLAAMARFADDVIRPKDTSYSEVPAALVEYKPFFDGCIGAMDGTHIEVIVDKGVRDNHINRKGKPTQNVVAVCDFDMRFTYVEARTEGSAHDMRVKRKAEADASFPHPPSGRYYLVDSDYALRPGYLTSYPNKRYWVKEFETRGPADVQELFNRHHSKLCNVIERTFGAAKAKWQMLKAVPHYQGIKQSQIILALCGLHNYVHELEGQHQVRRFRQPTDLGPLTQVAAMALGDPNDMEHVREWITYGLGLIGMTR; encoded by the exons atggcttcctcag cCAATTGGAACATGGACAACAGCGACGAGGAAAGTCAGAACTCAAGTGAAAACAGCTTCAACGAGATGGTGAACGCAGCTATGGCTGCTGGTCTAGCAGTTGCGCACATGCTGCATGTACCACCACATGGTAACCATGTTATCCAAGTGCCTGAGCTTACTGGAAGGCAGTGGGTAGACAAGTTGTTGTCAGATGCTGGCCGTTGCTTTGACAACTGTCGAATGAGGCCTGAAAGTTTGGTTAGGTTGCATAGCATACTAACTGATAGCTATGGGCTAACAGGCAGTAGGGAGCTTGAATCAATAGAAGCTTTAGCCATGTTCTTATGGGCATGTGGTACAAATCAATGCCAGAGACAAATGCAAGAGAGATTTGGGAGGGGGTTGGGGACATGTAGCAAGACATTTGCTCATGTGCTGGCAGCCATGGCTAGGTTTGCTGATGACGTGATTAGGCCTAAGGACACTAGTTATTCAGAAGTGCCGGCTGCTTTGGTGGAGTACAAACCGTTTTTTGATGGCTGCATAGGCGCTATGGATGGCACACACATAGAAGTCATAGTTGATAAAGGAGTCCGTGATAACCACATTAATAGGAAAGGAAAGCCAACCCAAAATGTGGTTGCGGTCTGTGACTTTGACATGAGGTTCACGTATGTCGAGGCGAGGACAGAGGGTTCCGCTCATGATATGCGGGTGAAAAGAAAGGCAGAAGCCGATGCGTCTTTCCCACATCCACCGTCAG GCCGGTATTACTTGGTGGACTCCGATTACGCACTTCGACCCGGGTATCTAACGTCGTATCCAAATAAGAGGTATTGGGTGAAGGAGTTTGAGACAAGAGGGCCTGCAGATGTGCAGGAGTTGTTCAACCGCCACCATTCGAAGCTGTGTAATGTCATAGAAAGAACATTTGGGGCAGCCAAAGCGAAGTGGCAGATGTTGAAAGCCGTACCCCACTATCAGGGGATCAAGCAATCCCAGATAATCCTTGCTCTTTGTGGACTGCACAACTACGTGCATGAGCTGGAGGGTCAGCACCAAGTACGGCGGTTCAGGCAGCCGACAGACCTTGGCCCTTTGACGCAAGTGGCAGCTATGGCGTTGGGAGATCCTAATGACATGGAACATGTCCGCGAGTGGATAACCTATGGACTTGGACTCATTGGGATGACAAG gtga